Proteins encoded in a region of the Tripterygium wilfordii isolate XIE 37 chromosome 21, ASM1340144v1, whole genome shotgun sequence genome:
- the LOC119988776 gene encoding uncharacterized protein LOC119988776, with amino-acid sequence MGVVGTSFMPKTSMIHFQSFKPNQHKNNISSVIRCRAPTPPPIQPGRRRPQINSVLRVTPIATNPREDQRVAIPSSVVIVDVEDDQKNQRALDSTARCWNSTSAH; translated from the exons ATGGGTGTAGTAGGAACTTCTTTCATGCCAAAGACAAGCATGATCCATTTCCAAAGTTTCAAGCCTAACCAACACAAAAACAACATTTCATCAGTAAT AAGATGTAGAGCCCCAACTCCTCCACCAATTCAGCCAGGACGAAGACGTCCACAAATAAATAGTGTGTTGAGGGTTACACCAATAGCAACAAACCCGAGAGAGGATCAGAGAGTTGCTATTCCAAGTTCCGTTGTCATCGTTGATGTTGAAGATGATCAGAAAAACCAGAGGGCATTAGATTCTACTGCTCGCTGCTGGAACTCTACATCGGCGCATTAA
- the LOC119987710 gene encoding uncharacterized protein LOC119987710, with protein sequence MCTPFDSLTCLEPTPLHSSHVTSPSQSVPLLQTMSFLGFSLLSFFILTSILLVSSQNDNEYEDVVKTVKKINKHVLPTIKRPDGDLIDKQNKPSFNHSILRDHTIQEVPAQMLKRKKYARNSRIYNKAFQICLRNRMMCTNNTIPVRRSTIADVMRLNSTSEFKTKQKSFQHQLPIFTENHEYATVVYDAVPVLYAVAGAIKIARPSVFGENGCSQAHVQIRTGSGQDFESITVGWNVCPVLNGDNNIRLFLLWTRDGYQTTKCYNYECNGFVAENDEDNEDDVVLGDELEPSPAHPDIYVKIWKDPVRQIWSLMIDDDVMGEWRRDIFLRLGGIYTSVEWGGEVSNNRTQMGSGRFENEEGACYICNLEIMTLDNPHHLIQVPFEELTERETNPELAELHQSAVRSIYVELVTLLVRHMLHTMNFSSCSLLAFFILTSILVSAQNYNEYEDVVKTVRKIYKYVLPKLKGPHILQKENFHFTLPIQVRCTNLGIGIDLARHDPPI encoded by the exons ATGTGTACCCCATTCGATTCCTTAACTTGTCTAGAACCAACACCACTGCATAGTTCTCATGTCACTTCTCCTTCTCAATCAGTTCCTCTACTG CAGACTATGAGCTTCTTAGGTTTTTCTTTGCTGTCATTCTTCATCCTCACTAGCATCCTTCTTGTTTCATCTCAAAACGATAACGAGTATGAAGATGTTGTCAAGACAGTAAAAAAGATCAACAAACATGTTTTGCCAACTATAAAG AGGCCAGATGGAGATCTCATTGATAAACAGAATAAACCAAGTTTCAATCACTCTATTTTACGGGACCACACGATTcaa GAGGTGCCTGCACAAATGCTTAAAAGGAAGAAATATGCAAGGAACAGTAGGATTTATAATAAAGCATTTCAAATTTGCCTACGAAACAGGATGATGTGTACTAACAATACTATTCCTGTAAGACGAAGCACAATTGCTGATGTTATGAGACTCAATTCTACTTCTGAATTCAAAACGAAACAAAAATCTTTTCAACATCAGCTTCCGATTTTTACTGAGAACCATGAG TATGCGACCGTCGTCTATGACGCAGTACCAGTGTTATATGCGGTGGCAGGAGCAATAAAAATAGCTAGGCCATCGGTTTTTGGTGAGAATGGGTGCAGCCAAGCTCATGTTCAAATCAGAACAGGATCAGGACAAGATTTTGAAAGCATTACAGTTGGATGGAAT GTATGCCCGGTGTTAAATGGTGATAATAACATCAGACTATTCCTTTTATGGACA AGGGACGGGTATCAGACGACAAAATGTTACAATTATGAGTGTAATGGATTCGTTGCGGAAAACGACGAGGACAACGAGGACGATGTCGTGCTAGGAGATGAACTTGAGCCATCACCTGCCCATCCCGACATTTATGTCAAAATTTGGAAG GATCCAGTGCGACAAATTTGGTcgttgatgattgatgatgacGTGATGGGCGAATGGAGAAGGGATATATTTCTTCGGTTGGGAGGTATATATACGAGTGTAGAGTGGGGTGGTGAGGTATCCAACAACAGGACACAAATGGGGTCTGGTCGTTTTGAAAACGAGGAAGGCGCATGTTATATTTGTAACTTAGAGATCATGACTTTGGATAACCCCCACCATCTCATTCAAGTTCCATTTGAAGAGCTTACGGAAAGGGAGACAAATCCAGAATT AGCAGAACTCCATCAATCGGCTGTTCGatcaatatatgttgaattagtAACCTTGTTAGTACGTCACATGTTGCAT ACTATGAACTTCTCAAGTTGTTCTTTGCTGGCATTCTTCATCCTCACTAGTATCCTTGTTTCAGCTCAAAATTATAACGAGTATGAAGATGTTGTCAAGACAGTAAGAAAGATCTACAAGTATGTTTTGCCCAAGTTAAAG GGACCACACATTttgcaaaaagaaaattttcactttaCCTTGCCAATCCAAGTTCGCTGCACTAATCTTGGCATAGGCATTGATCTTGCTCGCCATGACCCGCCGATCTAA
- the LOC119987959 gene encoding uncharacterized protein LOC119987959 produces MGVVGTSFMPKTSMIHFQSFKPNQHKNNISSVIRCRAPTPPPIQPVRRPPQINSVLRVTPIATNPREDQRVAIPSSVVIVDVEDDQKNQRALDLTARRWNSTSAH; encoded by the exons ATGGGTGTAGTAGGAACTTCTTTCATGCCAAAGACAAGCATGATCCATTTCCAAAGTTTCAAGCCTAACCAACACAAAAACAACATTTCTTCAGTAAT AAGATGTAGAGCCCCAACTCCTCCACCAATTCAGCCAGTTCGAAGACCTCCACAAATAAATAGTGTGTTGAGGGTTACACCAATAGCAACAAACCCGAGAGAGGATCAGAGAGTTGCTATTCCAAGTTCCGTCGTCATCGTTGATGTTGAAGATGATCAGAAAAACCAGAGGGCATTAGATTTAACTGCTCGCCGCTGGAACTCTACATCGGCGCATTAA
- the LOC119987711 gene encoding uncharacterized protein LOC119987711, giving the protein MFAELFWVTRKNLRTTLEKNSYLFNGFEYQILKLSGLLSKLLKLKGYVAPIFLSIMQTKTMKFLGFLLLVFVILTTILVQFKTKVESITVLWHEVPTQMLKRKKYARNSRIYNKAFQICLRNRMMCTNNTIPVRRSTIADVMRLNSTSEFKKKQKSFRHQLPIFTENHEYASVVYDAVQELYGVAGAIKMATPLVSGENGCSQAHVQIKTGSGQDFESITVGWHRDGYQTTKCYNYECNGFVAENDEDNEDNVVLGDELEPSPAHPDIYVKIWKDPVRQIWSLMIDDEVTGEWRRDIFPRLGGIYTSVEWGGEVSNNRTQMGSGRFENEEGACYIRNLEIMTSDNPHHPIQVPFEELTERETNPELYNVSIKHNRRYIYFGGPGLTA; this is encoded by the exons ATGTTTGCTGAATTATTCTGGGTTACCAGAAAAAATTTACGGACAACACTTGAGAAGAattcttatttatttaatggGTTTGAGTATCAAATTCTAAAACTAAGTGGGTTGTTGTCAAAATTACTAAAACTCAAGGGGTATGTCGCTCCAATTTTCCTTTCTATAATGCAAACCAAG ACTATGAAGTTCTTAGGTTTTTTGTTGCTGGTATTCGTCATCCTCACCACTATTCTTGTTCAGTTCAAGACAAAAGTTGAGAGCATTACAGTTCTATGGCAT GAAGTGCCTACACAAATGCTTAAAAGGAAGAAATATGCAAGGAACAGTAGGATTTATAATAAAGCATTTCAAATTTGCCTACGAAATAGGATGATGTGTACTAACAATACTATTCCTGTAAGACGAAGCACAATTGCTGATGTTATGAGGCTCAATTCTACGTCTGAattcaaaaagaaacaaaaatcttTTCGACATCAGCTTCCGATTTTTACTGAAAACCATGAG TATGCAAGTGTCGTTTATGACGCAGTACAAGAGTTATATGGGGTGGCAGGAGCAATAAAAATGGCTACGCCATTGGTTTCTGGTGAGAATGGGTGCAGCCAAGCTCATGTTCAAATCAAAACAGGATCAGGACAAGATTTTGAAAGCATTACAGTTGGATGGCAT AGGGACGGGTATCAGACGACAAAATGTTACAATTATGAGTGTAATGGATTCGTTGCGGAAAACGACGAGGACAACGAGGACAATGTCGTGCTAGGAGATGAACTTGAGCCATCACCTGCCCATCCCGACATTTATGTCAAAATTTGGAAG GATCCAGTGCGACAAATTTGGTcgttgatgattgatgatgaaGTGACGGGCGAATGGAGAAGGGATATATTTCCTCGGTTGGGAGGTATATATACGAGTGTAGAGTGGGGTGGTGAGGTATCCAACAACAGGACACAAATGGGGTCTGGTCGTTTTGAAAACGAGGAAGGCGCATGTTATATTCGTAACTTAGAGATCATGACTTCGGATAACCCCCACCATCCCATTCAAGTTCCATTTGAAGAGCTTACGGAAAGGGAGACAAATCCAGAATTGTACAACGTCTCCATTAAGCACAATCGGCGTTACATATACTTTGGTGGCCCAGGCTTAACCGCATGA